TTCAATATTCCAAGAATCATCTTGTTCTTCGTGACCTTCATTAGTTTTTGGAATCTCAAGTTCTTGTTAACTGAGTTTGCTGTAATGAAACAGTTTCGTTTAGAATTGCGCGAATTTTCATTTATGAAACTATGTACAGTCAATCATATCTCTGTTCACTAGTGAGCTAAGTGAAACTAAAGAACGAAAGGCCCCGATTGAGATATTTCTTTAGTTGGTAACTTTCAAAGAAAACTAAGCACTAAAGTATCACATTTAACAGTTTTGAAGAGGTTGCCTTCAGCTTCAATGGAGGAAAAGATTCTACCGTAAGTTGTTTTACACTCTTGTGCCCTTTCTGCCACCCAATTCTGAAATATTTTTGCTTACTTAATACTAGAAATAAACACATCATATTTATGTTTGNATAGGGTTTGGGTTTaggtttgggtttggggttGGGGTTGGGGTTGGGGTTGGGCTGGGCCTTTTACATTGTtactgaatttaaaaaaaaaaaaaacaatctcaGGCGCGCCTAAGGTGCGCCCGAGAGTCTTTCCAAGGCGAGCCCAAGCGCGCGCCTGGGCTCGCCTTTGTGAATCATTGCGCCTGTGGCGGCGCAACGCCCACGCGGCGAGAGGCGCTCGCCTTTGACAACTATGTTTTGTATATCTAActcataaattttatattattttttcttacttaataatatatgatattccTAAAATTATGTATAATTCACACTTTATTATAGATAttcaatattttgttaaatttatgtaaaaatctaataaaaatattttattatatacttaaaaatttctataagttTAAAAACCtccattatttttaatattaaaagtttaattcgtcaaattttgattaaaactccataatgattttttttgcaATTCTTAGCTATTTAATAACGATATGGTTTGTTTGTtactttcaaaaataattttctttcatATCTCATTATAAACAATATATGAATATTTACATAAATGTTATTGATACACGATATTTAAAAAATAGGcgatgtataaatttttttatgtcaaattatatttttactaACTGTCGAATCTAATtcttaaataacattttaacttTTATGCCAAACACTAAAATGAGATTATAAATCCATGGATTCTAAATCTATGGATTTAAAATCCAATTCCAAATCCATATCCAAATCCCATTTTTATTCGTCCTAACATAGTGTTGGTCTCAGTTCTCCATTTTTATGACTGACTTTATTGCTTAATCTCAAAATTTTACTCTTGTAGAGGACATGTGACTTAGAGAATCTACTTACAGAAGTGGAAAACAGGGCTTCAGGGTCATCAGCGTCCAATTGGAACTTTCGAGGAGAATCTCCTATTGGTAATCTTGCATTAtataatttgttaatttatgCCATGTATCTATGTTTAGATTTAGATTTTTGAACCCTGAGAGCAGAATTCCATTCTACTTCCCTGCAGGACTTAATGTTACGCCTATGTTTCCCATCCAAGGatgttcaaaaaaatttacaatggAGGTTTGAACTCATCgagaacttttaaattttttatcaaaCTATAGTTGAAGAGCTTTGTTACTGGAGTAATAAAGTGGTACCAGGTAAacatttgtatttaaaataatgattttgcCTGAGGAAGGTTTTCATATTAGCCtagtttttgttttcttcaatttttacTTTCCCTGTTCCAAGAATATTCTCGACTTTCGCTAATATTTCTGTTTAGTTGGAATTTACCTCAACAATACAATTGCTTTTTTCCATTGATAATTTGGCTGTTGGCACTACCCTGCTCAAAGTAACTTttggaaatattttttgatttgtGAATAACATTTGATATTGTGaagattataataaatatgttaCATTGATGAGTGAAGGTTACTTCTTCCAATTgatttctcgagataatttCTCAGTTACAGAAAAAGATTATTATTGTTGTACCTTAATTTGAATGTGTATGCACCCCACAATTTTCCGAccaaacaattttattttaaattatctgagaacaataaattttttagtcGATTTGTCATTAATTCATAGCAGGCCTTGTGGTCAATTTATATTATTCCTTTCTCTTGTTTTCACGCTCTCttataattattcaaatttgaACGTGGTAGAAGAAGGGGTTGCCCTGCTTAAATTTTCTGCAAAATTCATTCCATGCATCCCCTAATACTCGTGGTTTTCCATTTTATAGTTGCATGATGGTCATTCCGTGCAATTTACAATTTAAAATGTCTACGCAAAATACTTCATCACATTGTTACGATTTGTTATTTTGGATCTATTTCTGCTAGACATGGTGGTAATTACCCTCCACAAGTGTGGGATTGTGACCTCATTCATATCAACATCTCTATGATGTTAATTTGATGGGGAGCGTAGGAAGTTATCGTTGATCTGCAGAAATCATACTTGATATtactaaaattatgaaaattttaattttattattataatttggttagattgatatattttatcattttatgtcAAGAATTTTTTCTCCTTTATAAGGTGTCATGATGATTGTGCTAATAAAATAAGAGATAATAGGCGTTCACATTTTGTGCATATGCCTGTGAATGTAGATGCTAACCTGCACATTTTTTTCAGTTcggatattttattattatattcaaaatgtgacaaaatttgatattaggTTCCTAACcaatgtttatatttttgtagAGAGATCGTCAAGTCATTGGTGCTCGCTTCTTTGACATTGATTCTTCCAGTAAAGTTTATGTAATTGCTCGAAGGCTGTCAGGATTGGGAGGATTGCATGTGTTGACAAAAGTAAAGTTTTCATGTCTTCTGGAATTTGAATTTCTTTTCTAGTGTATATTTTTGGCTATTTGTAAGAAAATCTAGTAGTTGCCtcgatatgcttgttctatacGACACATGGAGTATTTTGAGCCAAAGTATGTGCTAATTTTATTAGTTGCCCCTTAAATTTTCAGATGAGCTTATCATCATGTAATTATGACATGGAGGACATCCAGCTCCCAGGGGACACAAAAGCTGTCAAGGACTTGCAGGTTTCTCCTCATTCTGGACTTGTGCTTTTAGCTTCCTTGGGGAAAAAACTGTCTATTCTTAGGTAGAGGTCTCTCCGTCATCTTTCAACCTAGTAAAACTATCATTGTACACTTTGCAGTTTCTTCTCTGAAGGATATTTTTCATCTATTTTGATTTGTCTTTTCAGCACAGAAAGCAATAATACTATTCTCACCTATAATTTACCGGTAATAACATTCACCATTTTGTTTAGTCTTACTTTTTTCAGTTtaggattattattattattaaattggtAGGTTCTCTGTTATAAAATTTTGCCAGTTGAAGtgtttattgattttgaatccTCAGACAGCTGCCTGGTCTTGTTCATGGGATGTGTGCAGTCAACATTACGTCTATGTGGGCTTGCAGGTTCTTAAAATTTTCTGTCTTATCTGCTATCCTATTATTTTGCATCAATCCAACTCACTTTTTTATCTCCTAGAATGGCACCGTGTTGCAATTTGACACACGCCACACCTCTAGACATGTGGAATCCTTGACTGGATTGACAGGAAACCCGATTCACACAGTCCAGTCTCTTTCACCTGATCCAATTCTCGGTTCCGGTGTCAGAAGTGTTCTCAGTGCATCTTCACTTGGCTTGTGTCATTGGAACTTTGGTTCAAATGAAGAAAGGTATCTTTCATAAATAACTTTGTAGGGTGCTAAATCACTGCATTTCCGTTTTGTAGAACGTCTTACAGATTAATTATAATTCTATGGGAGAATAAATTCTTGAGATtctattgattattgataacaTATCAATTTTTGGATGTACTCAGCCTGTAGTTTTTGGGGAAGTATGTGATTATCTGAGATTCTGTTATAAAGTATTTGATCTCTCCTACATAGCGTTTTGTTTTTCATTAAATGTCTACAGTATTTGTAATATAATCACGTATttgttcttttatttatttcagaTGTCATATATTACATACGAGATCAAGTTTTATACCGCGATGTCCTAATTGATTGGATTCGATCTCagataatatcaatttttttgtagGCCTTATTTAATTCCTGAATCCAAGGAGCAAGGAGTTTGTATATCTCTTGCTTATTGTTCTGCTACAGAAGATGTCGTCGCATCATTTCGTCCCAAAGTTGAGGTATCCGGTGAACTCGTGATCTCTCAACCAGTACTCACTGCATCTTCTTCTTTTGCCGCCGGACAAGGAGTACGGGGAAGTCATGTCCATTTCAAGAAAACAGGTTCGACATACCAAACATTAGGGGTAACTTGTGCCAATGTGAGTGATATTCGACTGCCTAAATCTGCAATCATAGATGTGGTCTCCGAGAACCCCATGTTTGCTTCTGGGGATGAGGAGACATGTGAACTCGTGCTGCAAAATTTACCATACTTTACTGCTGCCCAACATCATAAGCCTCGAAAATATCCTATTCGTGATGTCAGGTTCACCCGTGCCTTATGTTCGGGTCTGCTTGGCTGTTTGAGCGAGGATTCATTGCAGATATTCACTTCCAGACCATCCTAGAGGACTATCGTTAACTTTTTTGCTAATTTTGTGTTTATGCCTTTAAGATTACTGTGCTTCGTATGTAGATTACCAGCTGGTTCCTTTATCTATCTATggctttattttttctttagttTATTTTTCAGGCTTTTTTAAGAGTTACGAAGTTTGAATTTCTCGGTTGAGTTCATGTTAACTTAAGGATCTAAAATTGTCTTGTCCATAAAATTATATGGAACTCACGTAACTAAATTATTAGAATTAATAATTAGATCTTAGTgatgttattattatgattattattattattatttaaacacatttaaaaatgctttatttacaataataaaaggacatttataaaaaaattaccttAAAACGACAAGTGTTGTATTAGTGGAAACGTTTCATTTTAATGTTTGCGTAACGCAAGTTTCTTGGACTAGTCATCTCTTTTTCTTAGGTCGACGATGGAATTTCGAATATCATTTTGTGGATTGTTTGGATTGATTAAATGTAAGCGAATTTAATTGTATTAATGTGAACGTTTCGttatattgatttaattgacgAGACATTTTACAATTATCCCTTTGGTGGcttgaatattataatatcaaatatttaatgaccaaaaacaactttatatttttaaatatctaattCGTTTTCAGTGATATATTccataaattaaacaaaaataccATTGTGCTTCTCATTTTATACTATAAAATCATAAGCCTTGAAGAGTTCTTGCGCCTCGAAATCTCTATTTAATtacatactttattttttttaatagaaaatatgggtgataataatttttactatattataatgAGTTCATCCCTCATTTTCCTAAGTTTGGTCTTTTTATTATGGCCAACCTAAAACTCAATTTCAATCTCTTTCACTCCATCCCTCATTTTCCTAAGTTTGGTCCACCTCGCATGTTCTGTTACACGAAAAGGCCCCTAAACCCTCAATTTACATGTTCCATAAGTTTctcttttcatttttctaaTTTCGATTTTTGTTGTTAGGAAATTTTTACGTAGGATAATAATATCAATATGAATAGTCTAAAGAAAATGAGCAGAGGGtatatgaaatattaatttttatttattttctatcaaaagtttaaaaagaaaaaaaaagttagaCTAGTAACTATCCCATATTGTAAAATGGGAATTATTCCtactttattatttgtttttatatataaaaaaaaacaacttatCTTTTGTTTGACTATTAATTTGGTAGTTTTCGAAAGTCTTTTTAGaaaattgctaaaaaaattaaatattttatcttagaaaattgcaaaaaaataaaaataaaaaaaacatattttatcttataaaattgctaaaaaaaatacatattttatccAAGAGAGTATCTATTTGGATTCCATGGATAAACGGCATTAGAGACGAGACAATGCGATATATGTGGTGTGCCCAATTGGAATATATCCTTCCAACGATCCATgccaaggaaaaaaaaatttgatctcTATATGGAAATCCTTCGAGCATAAAATCAACTAAAGATTTTTTATATACAATTTTCTCTAGACTTTATTTCTAGAAGTTGTTCCGCCGAGTTCCCATTTCTTGTTTTCCTAAAGCCCAACGAAAAAGAAATTCCATTGCTGAACTTCTCAAAGGTAAAACCATCtttattgattttataaaaaaggtttttttttttaaattggtaCTGTTGCTTTATTCATTTACTGTCATTGAAAATTATGGATCCCGATTGTTTTCTACCTCGAAGGAATGTGGATTTGATTGTTGACTGCGTATCACAGTGCTTGTGCGTGTGTATGTGTGTTTTCTCGAGGCCGGTTTCGAAATTACGTTGTTAAAGTCTTCAGTTGTAAGTGTGTTACTCCTTGTTCTTCATTTGGCATAAAGTTCGAATCTTTAATTGAACGTGTTAATTGTCATTAAAATTCACAGTGCCCATTCATTTTTACCTCAGAAGGTAGGTGAATTTATCGGTTATCTGGAAGTTTTTCACGAATTCACCATAAGCATATATTTATCTTCTAGTTctttacatttattaaattttatcttgaaTTTTAATCGGCCCACGATTTGAATATTCAGCACTTCTGATTGTCCCCGTGTTTTTTTCTAGTTTCTTGACTTTAAGCGGCTGCGGCTaaagaaaatagttttgtttGGTATTTCTTTTTTGACTAGCAGTAAAAAATGGAGATCGATGAAGCAATGAGAGAAATCGATGATAGAAGGCTGAAGACAAAGTACAACAACGCCATCTTTGTTATCCAAAGAGCTCTTGCTCTATACTCGTATACGCCATTTCCTTTTGCTTTTAAATATAGAATCTGTAACGAATTTTCTTGTGTATCACTGTTTCTTGCTGGGAAGGAATTATTTTTTTGACGTGTGGATGAATGAACTTCAATTTTTATACGTTCAATTGGGTTTTGTTTATCAGTCCTTTGGAGGGTTTAGCTGTTAGACATTGGTACTGATTTGATGGTGGCTGTGTCAAAATGCTGTGTGAAATTGATACGCTTACATTTGGTTTTGTGGATAAAAGtttcattatttttgtttaaagaaGAAAACTGTTTTGAGAAATGGGATATTTTGTGTTTGAGGTCATTTCATCTTTGGGATGATTAATGGGAGTGCCCAACTGCTGTTGAATCTATTTTTCGTATATATTCAAATGctttttctattaaaaatacCTAAAGGAAATAAGCCACATgccaaaaattgaaatttgtgtaGTGATTCcgatttattatgtttaaagttCATTTCACTGCAACATGGTAACGGTCTGGTTTGTGTCTCCTACGACCGGAATGTGGAGCACAAAACACGTGTCAATAGtcagaatattatttttcagacTGGAGACAGTGTCGTTTGTTTAGCTTATCGTCAGTTTACCGTCTTTTCAATATTCCAAGAATCATCTTGTTCTTCGTGACCTTCATTAGTTTTTGGAATCTCAAGTTCTTGTTAACTGAGTTTGCTGTAATGAAACAGTTTCGTTTAGAATTGCGCGAATTTTCATTTATGAAACTATGTACAGTCAATCATATCTCTGTTCACTAGTGAGCTAAGTGAAACTAAAGAACGAAAGGCCCCGATTGAGATATTTCTTTAGTTGGTAACTTTCAAAGAAAACTAAGCACTAAAGTATCACATTTAACAGTTTTGAAGAGGTTGCCTTCAGCTTCAATGGAGGAAAAGATTCTACCGTAAGTTGTTTTACACTCTTGTGCCCTTTCTGCCACCCAATTCTGAAATATTTTTGCTTACTTAATACTAGAAATAAACACATCATATTTATGTTTGTAGGTTTTATTGCACCTTCTTAGGGCAGGCTATTTTTTGCACAAGGCTGGAAAGAATATGTCCACTGGAGACAGCAGAGATGCTGAAATCACATTTCCAATACGgacaatttattttgaaagcCCGTCTACTTTTCACGAAATAAACTCATTCACCTATGACACTGCGCTAGCGTATGTGATTATTTCcctttttaatataattagttttatttttttctccttttccGCTCGATCCCTGTCTCTCCTTCATGGTTATGTCTGTGTTACACTGAATTTATAACATGTATTACATACTGTTGGATGTAGATTTATTCTTTCAACTAGATTCTGTGGAGAACTGAtgattgatgattttggttCTACTTTGGCAGTTACAAATTGCAAATGGACATAATTCGCCAAGACTTCAAGTCCGGTTTAGAAGCTCTTTTAAAAGCTAACCCTGTTAGAGCTATTTTTCTTGGTGTCAGAATTGGTGATCCTACTGCGGTAGATATAGAACTTCTTTATTACCAGATTTCCAATCTAAACACGAACAAGTTAAAAGTACGGGCAGAGAGATTACACTTTGTCTTATTATAATTTTCAGATAGGGCAAGATCAGTTCTCCCCTAGCTCACCTGGATGGCCACCTTTCATGAGAGTGAATCCCATCTTAGATTGGTCATACAGGTTTGTTTCCTGTATTGAAGTTGTATACATGCTTTTGAGATCATTGTGCATCTGTATTTTCTTGATACAAGTCACAAGAGTTTTTAAAGTGGTGTTTCTTTCCTATTGAATTCAGTGGTCTTACCTTTCACTGTTTATACAGAGATGTTTGGGCTTTTCTCCTGACCTGCAAGATTCAATACTGCAGCCTGTATGATAAAGGGTAAACTACGCCAAATCCCTTTCCAGAAGCTTATTATGAAATGTGTGATTCTTGCACTTTTTCTGTCAaacattttctaaattttaccTGTGTTTCTTTCAATAATTCTTTGGGTCTAATCtgagatttaatttttaacttcCCATATTTTGTGTCATATGGTATTTGATGTCTATATAATTGGTGACATGGTGTATTGTTATGAAATGTTGCAGCTACACTTCAATTGGTAGCATTCATGACACTATGCCTAATGCACAGTTGTGCCATGGAAAGTCGAGCAATAGTGAAGAAAGGTTCAAACCTGCCTATCTGCTCCAGGACGGAAGATTGGAAAGAGCAGGGAGAGTCAAAAAATTTACTTGCCAGCCATTATCGGCTGCTAGCAATGGCTTGAAATGTGAGAATTCACATTGGAAAAGCTTGCTCACAGCCTCAGTTATTGCTGTAGGAGATGAAATTCTGTAAGTTATCgttgatatattttttcatttgttcATTTTTCAAAGCCATATGATATTTGTGATACCTTTTTTGTTGTCTTGAAGGTCGTCATTAGATAGGCTTTGTAATAGTTGTCAAAAGTCAAGTAGGCTGAATCCACTCTTGCTTTTTCTATTTGTCTGCTCATTGCTCGTGCTCTCCCAGTACTATCATTTGATGATAATTTACGCTCAATGAGTCAATGAAATATGTTTTGttcttcaaatttatttttccctTCCATCAAGacacttatttttttaaaaacccaAGTGTCACGTTGGATGCTATTAATTGCGTTCAGCTGTTGAACAAAGTATTGATTGGCAACCTTATCAATGAccattttaaagaaataaatataaaataccaGTGCTACACTATCCTCTTTCATCTCTCTGCTTACGAGTCTCCTCGTAGATTCTTTTTGCTTCATCATTGGACTCTTATGATGCATGTATGACTTGTAAACCTCAAGTCTTTGGGTGTAGTGGTCCTTTTGATGTgacaaattttgatttaaaaaagcAAGTTTACTTTGCATTCCTAttggaaaaaaatatgttttaaccGAATTAGTTATCTAGATTTACCTCTACTACCAATTTGATTCCTGTCATTttgtaaataatattttctgtTGGCTCCATAGCTCAGGTTTGGCTCTGTTGAGGATCATTTGAGTACACTATTGTGTCGAAAGCTTCATTCCATAGGTTGGGCTGTTTCACATGTTGCTGTCACCCGAAATGATGTAAATTCTTGttaattttaacatttattattgATGCATGTGAAGCTTTGAATCCTTCTGCCGTTGACATTTTCATTCATATTTGTAGAATAGATAGGATGCATCTGATATGAAATAGAATTCTctgtttgatttttattaatattagtaCGAAAGGCATAAACTATGCAATTGGCTATTTGACTTAGCTTTTTTATGTTAGAGCACTTAAGCCATGCTGAAAATCGTTCAGTGATGTTCTGTATCTCTATTTTTTATGTAAGAAAAACGTGACTCATTTTGTAAATATAGTAGGTACAATTGAAGTTTAAATCATCCTTTTGACCAACCTTTTGAAATATAGATTGATAACCGAATTTACATACCTAGTCTCGACACCAACTAATTATCTTGTGATGTTCTGCATCCTATTACATATCCCTTCAtggttctaaaaaaaaattgagatataGAAAAATGTGAAGATTCCGTTATGTTGCCTCATGCTGCGTGCTTTGACTTATTCCCACTGTTCTAGATTGATTCTGTTGCCGATGAGGTTGAGAGATGGAAGTCTACTAATGATATGGTAAGCATTTTGCATTGTAGTTAGTTGTTTGTGCCTTTGGTTTATATTGAGGTGGGGTAGTATGAAGGGGTGGTTCTACAATGGGGACAAGAAGGGGCGAATCGTCCtccaaaattgaaatttttttgaattccGTTTATCTAAGTTTCATGCCCAACTCTCCTTGATCTGCCACTGGCAATGTGTTGTGTGGTAGCATTCAGATTTGTGATTCAACTTTAAATGTCATGAAGCATGATATGGTTGCTGCAGGTTTTCATATATGGAGGGTTTGGTCCGTTACTTTCAGATGTCACTGTTGCTGGTGTTGCTAAAGCATTTGGTGTCCGTATGGTACATTTTTTCCACTGCCAAGATTTTCAACTCGTCAGATTTACGCGAGaaactttatatatttttctcacCTTTATTTGCATCATCATTTCTTGAAGGCCCCTGATGAAGAATTTGAAGAATATTTAAGGCATCTAATAGGTGAAAGTTGTTCTGGAGATAGAAATGAGGTAATACAATTTAAAGTTTGATGGGAAGTGAAGGGcacattatcttttcctatcCATTGTTCACTATTAACCTCGTCTGTTTTTGTCTTCCAGATGGCTCAGTTGCCTGAAGGCATCACTGAGTTGGTGTGTCACGAGAAATTGAA
This sequence is a window from Primulina huaijiensis isolate GDHJ02 chromosome 13, ASM1229523v2, whole genome shotgun sequence. Protein-coding genes within it:
- the LOC140956342 gene encoding uncharacterized protein isoform X2, translated to MFPIQGCSKKFTMERDRQVIGARFFDIDSSSKVYVIARRLSGLGGLHVLTKMSLSSCNYDMEDIQLPGDTKAVKDLQVSPHSGLVLLASLGKKLSILSTESNNTILTYNLPTAAWSCSWDVCSQHYVYVGLQNGTVLQFDTRHTSRHVESLTGLTGNPIHTVQSLSPDPILGSGVRSVLSASSLGLCHWNFGSNEERPYLIPESKEQGVCISLAYCSATEDVVASFRPKVEVSGELVISQPVLTASSSFAAGQGVRGSHVHFKKTGSTYQTLGVTCANVSDIRLPKSAIIDVVSENPMFASGDEETCELVLQNLPYFTAAQHHKPRKYPIRDVRFTRALCSGLLGCLSEDSLQIFTSRPS
- the LOC140956342 gene encoding uncharacterized protein isoform X1, which encodes MFPIQGCSKKFTMERDRQVIGARFFDIDSSSKVYVIARRLSGLGGLHVLTKMSLSSCNYDMEDIQLPGDTKAVKDLQVSPHSGLVLLASLGKKLSILSTESNNTILTYNLPLKCLLILNPQTAAWSCSWDVCSQHYVYVGLQNGTVLQFDTRHTSRHVESLTGLTGNPIHTVQSLSPDPILGSGVRSVLSASSLGLCHWNFGSNEERPYLIPESKEQGVCISLAYCSATEDVVASFRPKVEVSGELVISQPVLTASSSFAAGQGVRGSHVHFKKTGSTYQTLGVTCANVSDIRLPKSAIIDVVSENPMFASGDEETCELVLQNLPYFTAAQHHKPRKYPIRDVRFTRALCSGLLGCLSEDSLQIFTSRPS
- the LOC140956342 gene encoding uncharacterized protein isoform X3 — protein: MTWRTSSSQGTQKLSRTCSTESNNTILTYNLPLKCLLILNPQTAAWSCSWDVCSQHYVYVGLQNGTVLQFDTRHTSRHVESLTGLTGNPIHTVQSLSPDPILGSGVRSVLSASSLGLCHWNFGSNEERPYLIPESKEQGVCISLAYCSATEDVVASFRPKVEVSGELVISQPVLTASSSFAAGQGVRGSHVHFKKTGSTYQTLGVTCANVSDIRLPKSAIIDVVSENPMFASGDEETCELVLQNLPYFTAAQHHKPRKYPIRDVRFTRALCSGLLGCLSEDSLQIFTSRPS
- the LOC140991525 gene encoding uncharacterized protein codes for the protein MEIDEAMREIDDRRLKTKYNNAIFVIQRALALYSFEEVAFSFNGGKDSTVLLHLLRAGYFLHKAGKNMSTGDSRDAEITFPIRTIYFESPSTFHEINSFTYDTALAYKLQMDIIRQDFKSGLEALLKANPVRAIFLGVRIGDPTAIGQDQFSPSSPGWPPFMRVNPILDWSYRDVWAFLLTCKIQYCSLYDKGYTSIGSIHDTMPNAQLCHGKSSNSEERFKPAYLLQDGRLERAGRVKKFTCQPLSAASNGLKCENSHWKSLLTASVIAVGDEILFGSVEDHLSTLLCRKLHSIGWAVSHVAVTRNDIDSVADEVERWKSTNDMVFIYGGFGPLLSDVTVAGVAKAFGVRMAPDEEFEEYLRHLIGESCSGDRNEMAQLPEGITELVCHEKLKVPLVKCQNVIILTATNVVELDCEWNCLIELMTSNGLSVTEKFLSKKLATALSDVEISQPLSKICMEFPDLYIGAYRESREGPLIITLEGKDEARIMAAVEALHEKFKPRALSELDRATD